The following coding sequences lie in one Arachis ipaensis cultivar K30076 chromosome B03, Araip1.1, whole genome shotgun sequence genomic window:
- the LOC107633391 gene encoding uncharacterized protein LOC107633391, whose translation MTAKMPRSRVQIKTLPVYCESEEVQGVRVLHRIFWSFYPCIVAFRHYKPLVQVDDTYLYGKYKGALLVAVAQDGNQNIVPIAFAIVEGETADAWEFFLSNLRRYVVTIDGVGIISDRHNSIDAAIARSNRYSRTEQEYNKNYQRLRERGEAYTQWCDEISIQRWVLAFDGGHRWGHMTTNLKSAEAHERVRNGFTYSEFATKRVEESFRHAGNIVVNRFDRRNEMFEVREMQDGSIHTVNLAQRHCDCGHFQVERLPCRHVLACCANQRLDWQIYVHDVYKMSEICKVYRGEFVLMGDPSTWAPYEGAKVIANWTLRRATKGRPKSTRYLNEMDSRDMRRPRRCTICGREGHSQSRCPQRAGPSSAGDQS comes from the exons ATGACTGCAAAGATGCCAAGGTCTCGTGTTCAAATAAAGACGCTCCCTGTTTACTGTGAGAGTGAGGAGGTTCAAGGTGTAAGAGTTCTTCATCGCATTTTTTGGAGCTTCTATCCGTGTATAGTAGCATTCCGACACTACAAGCCACTGGTGCAGGTTGATGACACATACCTGTACGGAAAATATAAAGGTGCACTTCTAGTTGCTGTTGCACAGGATGGGAACCAAAACATTGTGCCTATTGCGTTTGCAATAGTCGAGGGTGAGACGGCAGACGCGTGGGAGTTTTTCCTAAGCAACCTGCGGAGATATGTTGTTACCATCGATGGCGTCGGCATTATTTCTGACCGCCATAACTCCATCGACGCAGCAATAGCTCGCAGCAATA GATATTCTAGGACGGAGCAAGAGTACAACAAAAACTACCAAAGGCTGAGAGAGCGGGGTGAGGCGTATACGCAGTGGTGTGATGAGATCAGTATTCAGAGATGGGTGTTGGCATTCGACGGGGGTCATCGTTGGGGACATATGACGACAAACTTG AAGAGCGCCGAGGCTCATGAGCGTGTCCGCAACGGATTCACATATTCAGAATTTGCCACCAAAAGAGTCGAAGAAAGTTTTCGACATGCAGGCAACATTGTGGTCAATAGGTTCGATAGGCGCAACGAGATGTTTGAGGTTCGCGAAATGCAAGATGGTTCCATTCACACCGTTAATCTCGCTCAACGACACTGCGATTGTGGCCATTTCCAGGTCGAGCGACTCCCATGTCGCCACGTCCTTGCATGTTGCGCCAACCAGCGTCTTGATTGGCAAATATATGTGCATGACGTGTACAAGATGTCCGAAATTTGCAAGGTCTACAGAGGCGAGTTTGTCCTGATGGGTGACCCATCTACGTGGGCTCCGTATGAAGGAGCGAAGGTGATCGCGAATTGGACATTGAGGCGCGCGACGAAAGGAAGACCCAAGTCAACCCGctacttgaatgagatggattcgCGGGACATGCGTCGTCCTCGCCGGTGTACTATATGTGGACGGGAGGGACATAGCCAGAGTCGATGTCCGCAGCGCGCAGGTCCAAGCTCTGCCGGGGATCAATCGTGA